From a single Loigolactobacillus coryniformis subsp. coryniformis KCTC 3167 = DSM 20001 genomic region:
- the pta gene encoding phosphate acetyltransferase: protein MDLFESLTAKVTGKQIKIVFPEGAEARVLGAAVRLQHDNLLHSIVLGDPAEIEKVATAHHFDLSGVETINPETAANFDDLVAAFVERRKGKNTTEQAEKMLKDPNYFGTMLVYTGLADGMVSGAVHPTGDTVRPALQIIKTKPGVSRTSGAFIMQKGEQRYLFADCAINIDPSAEELAEIAVTSAKTAELFDIEPRVAMLSFSTKGSAKADAVTKVQEATKLAQASAPAYSIDGELQFDAAFVPAVAQQKAPDSKVAGNATVFVFPELQSGNIGYKIAQRFGGFEAIGPVLQGLNKPVSDLSRGASEEDVYKLAIITAAQTLID, encoded by the coding sequence GTGGATTTATTTGAAAGTTTGACTGCAAAAGTTACAGGTAAGCAAATTAAGATCGTTTTCCCTGAAGGTGCGGAGGCGCGTGTTTTGGGAGCAGCTGTACGATTACAGCACGACAATCTGTTACATTCAATTGTCTTAGGTGACCCAGCTGAAATTGAAAAAGTTGCTACTGCCCATCATTTTGATCTTAGCGGCGTTGAAACTATCAACCCAGAAACTGCTGCTAATTTTGATGACTTAGTGGCCGCATTTGTTGAACGGCGCAAAGGCAAAAATACGACGGAACAAGCTGAAAAAATGCTCAAAGATCCGAACTATTTTGGTACGATGTTGGTTTATACTGGCTTAGCTGATGGGATGGTTTCTGGTGCGGTGCATCCAACTGGCGATACTGTTCGGCCAGCTTTACAAATCATCAAAACTAAACCCGGTGTTAGCCGCACAAGTGGTGCGTTCATCATGCAAAAAGGTGAACAACGCTACTTATTCGCTGATTGCGCGATCAATATTGATCCTAGCGCTGAAGAGTTGGCTGAAATTGCCGTTACTTCAGCCAAAACAGCCGAATTATTCGATATTGAACCACGAGTTGCAATGTTGAGTTTCTCAACTAAAGGCTCAGCTAAAGCTGACGCGGTGACTAAAGTCCAAGAAGCCACTAAGTTAGCTCAAGCTTCAGCACCAGCTTATTCGATCGATGGTGAATTACAGTTTGATGCTGCTTTTGTACCGGCGGTCGCCCAACAAAAGGCGCCTGATTCTAAAGTTGCGGGTAACGCAACCGTCTTTGTTTTCCCTGAATTACAATCAGGTAACATCGGATATAAGATTGCCCAACGTTTTGGCGGCTTCGAAGCAATCGGTCCAGTGTTGCAAGGGCTGAACAAGCCAGTTTCTGATTTATCCCGGGGTGCTAGTGAAGAGGATGTCTATAAATTAGCCATCATCACAGCAGCGCAAACACTGATCGACTAA
- the tsaE gene encoding tRNA (adenosine(37)-N6)-threonylcarbamoyltransferase complex ATPase subunit type 1 TsaE — protein sequence MFKYKVASDAATQQVGAAVGRLVQPGSVIFLQGDLGAGKTTFTKGLASALGIQQYVKSPTFTLIREYTAGRIPLYHMDVYRLENGGGDELGLEEYFNGDGVSVVEWPQFIEDEWPAEYLQITINKSATNDEQRELVFQPQGQRYEALVTQLAQTL from the coding sequence ATGTTTAAATATAAGGTAGCCAGTGATGCCGCAACACAGCAAGTGGGCGCGGCTGTTGGCCGTTTAGTCCAGCCAGGCAGTGTGATTTTTTTGCAGGGTGACTTAGGTGCTGGCAAAACCACCTTCACTAAAGGCTTGGCCAGTGCGTTAGGTATTCAACAATATGTCAAAAGTCCCACATTTACGCTGATCCGCGAGTATACTGCGGGCCGAATTCCGTTGTACCACATGGATGTTTATCGTTTAGAAAATGGTGGCGGAGACGAGCTTGGTTTAGAAGAATATTTTAATGGCGACGGTGTTTCAGTGGTCGAATGGCCTCAGTTCATTGAAGATGAGTGGCCAGCAGAGTATCTGCAGATCACGATCAATAAAAGTGCAACTAATGATGAGCAGCGGGAACTTGTTTTTCAGCCGCAAGGACAACGCTATGAGGCTTTGGTTACACAACTGGCGCAAACGCTATGA
- a CDS encoding GNAT family N-acetyltransferase, which yields MSEEVTLRAVKPADAAALLKLLRQLDQETPFLLADATDLDSSVSAEAAQLQQLSHTANNLLLVAEFDGQLVGMARVAASLAPEIQHIGEVGVAVLHEFWGYGLGTALLEEVLTWAQANPLIRRLELTVQERNQRAYQLYQKLNFQVEGRSERGFYDAQDGFQTVIHMARLIDHQSK from the coding sequence ATGAGTGAAGAAGTGACATTACGTGCCGTTAAGCCGGCGGATGCCGCGGCTTTATTAAAATTATTGCGGCAATTAGACCAAGAAACGCCTTTTTTATTAGCTGATGCGACTGATCTAGATAGTTCAGTAAGCGCAGAAGCAGCCCAACTACAACAATTAAGTCACACCGCTAATAATTTATTACTAGTGGCGGAGTTTGATGGTCAACTGGTCGGTATGGCGCGGGTTGCGGCTAGTTTAGCGCCAGAAATTCAGCATATCGGAGAAGTCGGCGTGGCTGTACTTCACGAATTCTGGGGGTACGGACTGGGGACTGCACTATTAGAAGAAGTTTTAACTTGGGCACAAGCTAATCCATTGATCCGCCGGTTGGAATTGACAGTGCAGGAGCGTAATCAACGGGCCTATCAACTGTATCAAAAGCTAAATTTTCAGGTAGAAGGCCGATCTGAACGTGGTTTTTACGATGCACAAGATGGCTTTCAAACGGTGATTCACATGGCAAGATTAATTGATCATCAGAGCAAGTAA
- a CDS encoding 3'-5' exonuclease has protein sequence MNFVAMDFETANSKRYSACSLALTVVRNDQIVDEFYSLIKPDTPFFWRNTQIHGIHTADVADAPDFPTLWPHIAPLFQRDRLIVAHNANFDIGVLRSSLEHYQLPTPQYLALDTVRTSRKFYPEFTNHKLDTLCQELNIELNHHHNALDDSRACANILLHEARQFGPERLKSFVKVIV, from the coding sequence ATGAACTTCGTGGCTATGGATTTTGAAACTGCCAATAGTAAACGTTACAGTGCGTGTTCGCTAGCCTTGACTGTTGTCCGCAATGATCAGATCGTTGATGAATTTTATTCGTTGATCAAGCCTGATACGCCGTTTTTCTGGCGTAACACTCAGATTCACGGTATCCATACCGCCGATGTGGCCGATGCACCTGATTTTCCAACTTTATGGCCGCACATTGCGCCGTTATTCCAACGTGATCGCTTGATTGTTGCGCACAACGCTAATTTTGATATTGGCGTTTTACGTAGTAGTTTAGAACATTACCAGCTACCAACACCACAATATTTAGCGTTGGATACGGTCCGGACGAGCCGCAAATTTTATCCTGAGTTCACTAACCATAAATTAGACACTCTGTGTCAAGAACTCAACATTGAATTGAATCACCATCATAACGCCTTGGATGATAGTCGGGCCTGCGCCAACATTTTATTACACGAGGCACGACAATTTGGTCCTGAGCGGCTCAAATCATTTGTAAAAGTTATCGTTTAA
- a CDS encoding exodeoxyribonuclease III, which translates to MKFISWNVNGLRAVVKKNFMEFFEQQDADFFCIQETKLQAGQIELTLPGYYQYWNYAERKGYSGTAIFTKHEPLNVTYGMGVAEHDQEGRLITLEYKDFYLLTCYTPNSQTKLKRLDYRMSWEDAFRSYISTLNQKKPVIFCGDLNVAHEPIDLKNDKTNHHNAGFSDEERAKFSQLLAAGFTDSFRYFYPDQVTYSWWSYRFNARQNNAGWRIDYFVTADQLQPQLADAAILTDVLGSDHCPVMLTTKPELQA; encoded by the coding sequence TTGAAATTTATTTCGTGGAACGTCAATGGTTTACGTGCAGTCGTTAAAAAGAACTTTATGGAATTTTTTGAACAACAGGATGCCGACTTTTTCTGTATTCAAGAAACTAAGTTACAAGCCGGTCAAATTGAATTGACCTTGCCGGGCTACTACCAATATTGGAATTATGCCGAACGCAAAGGCTACTCCGGCACCGCCATTTTCACCAAACACGAGCCACTGAACGTCACCTATGGCATGGGTGTTGCCGAACATGATCAAGAAGGCCGCCTGATCACCCTAGAATATAAAGATTTTTACTTACTCACCTGCTATACACCTAATTCACAAACTAAATTAAAACGGCTGGATTATCGGATGTCATGGGAAGATGCTTTTCGCAGCTACATCAGCACACTAAATCAGAAAAAGCCAGTGATCTTCTGCGGTGATTTAAACGTTGCCCATGAACCAATTGATTTGAAAAACGATAAAACCAATCATCACAACGCTGGCTTTTCCGATGAAGAACGCGCAAAGTTCAGTCAGCTGCTTGCCGCCGGTTTTACCGATAGCTTCCGTTATTTCTACCCTGATCAAGTGACTTATTCTTGGTGGAGCTATCGCTTTAATGCCCGCCAAAACAATGCTGGGTGGCGAATCGACTATTTTGTCACTGCCGATCAACTACAACCGCAATTAGCGGATGCAGCTATCTTAACTGATGTTCTTGGTTCCGATCACTGCCCCGTCATGCTAACCACTAAGCCAGAACTACAGGCATAG
- the murB gene encoding UDP-N-acetylmuramate dehydrogenase: protein MLQKEPTLAELFPHIEIKLAEPLSRYTYTKTGGKADILAFPKSIAEVQSLVTYAHTAHLPLTVIGNASNLIVKDGGIRGLVLILTSMAVIKVTGTTLYAQAGAKLIDTTIAAADASLTGIEFAAGIPGSVGGAMFMNAGAYGGEMSDAVATVTVLLPDGTVSELSRTALHFAYRHSIIQENHSIVLAATFALAKGDQATIKAQMADFNARRSAKQPLEYPSCGSVFKRPTGYFTGKLIHEAGLQGHIIGGVQVSTKHAGFMVNLGNGTATDYINLIRHVQTVVFDQFGVALEPEVRIIGEDLIG from the coding sequence ATGTTGCAAAAAGAACCAACCTTAGCCGAATTATTTCCGCATATTGAAATTAAATTGGCGGAACCGTTAAGCCGCTATACGTATACTAAAACGGGTGGAAAGGCTGATATTTTAGCGTTTCCGAAAAGCATTGCTGAGGTGCAGTCGCTAGTCACTTACGCGCACACTGCACATTTGCCTTTGACGGTAATCGGTAACGCCAGCAATCTGATCGTCAAAGATGGCGGTATTCGCGGTTTAGTACTGATCCTGACTTCAATGGCTGTGATCAAAGTTACCGGCACGACACTTTATGCACAAGCTGGTGCAAAATTAATTGATACTACGATTGCGGCGGCTGATGCTAGTTTGACGGGAATCGAATTTGCTGCTGGAATTCCCGGTAGTGTGGGTGGTGCCATGTTTATGAATGCTGGTGCCTATGGTGGTGAAATGAGTGATGCAGTAGCCACGGTTACTGTTCTGTTACCCGATGGCACCGTCAGTGAGCTAAGTCGAACTGCTTTACATTTTGCATATCGGCATAGTATTATTCAAGAAAATCATAGTATTGTTTTAGCCGCAACTTTTGCCTTGGCGAAGGGTGATCAAGCAACGATCAAAGCCCAGATGGCTGATTTCAACGCACGGCGCTCGGCTAAGCAACCTCTGGAATATCCTTCTTGCGGTAGTGTTTTTAAGCGACCTACCGGCTACTTCACTGGTAAATTGATCCACGAAGCCGGGTTACAAGGCCATATTATTGGCGGTGTCCAAGTTTCTACTAAGCACGCCGGATTTATGGTCAACTTAGGCAACGGCACAGCAACGGATTATATTAATTTGATTCGTCACGTGCAAACGGTGGTGTTTGACCAGTTTGGCGTTGCGTTGGAACCTGAAGTCCGCATTATCGGCGAAGATTTGATTGGATAG
- a CDS encoding cation:proton antiporter, protein MNILEAVIMLVSVVLISNVISHYLTFLPVSLIQITLGLLLALAFKVTIPLRTDWFMLLFIAPLLFNDGRHFPKRELWALRGPIIMNAIFLVFVTMFVGGWFIHFLVPDLPLAASIALAAIISPTDPVAVQSISEQAKLPSNVLHLVSGESLINDASGLIGFKYGIAAAVTGAFSWQQAAGDFFYISIVGALMGMLLMALIQAIRTFMLQQGINDVVLHTVLQIVTPFIVYLVVEELLHASGVIAVVSAGIVYNFSQPALLDYLPELKIVTERTWDIAVYLLNGIVFLILGIELPLAMTQTIRNPSDNTWVAIGDIILVWLVIFLIRVLWTLANVTIKWLKDKKNQHQPNLSVALLSGLSGVRGAITMAGVLSVPYTLATGAAFPERALMLFIAAGVIILSLLMAVVFIPLLTRSHVSITTRGTEPAVDSDMDTAAVATADSKMSESEARIYTLRLAINRLESERRPENQRVVYDLITEYQEMVRRLQAAYQPEEQLAPFLDEELTLRRIALQGEKDVLDQLWQDGKIQERSYQQFQKHLTQRLQMVANLPHKLQRPNFFTRIHRVGTWFSHVRLKLIRVRFNGPYYNERLFIEKETAKGGIKALSTYLKQPAAKAAHYNRQVIYQIIVSYRNRIEQLKHLHREQTGQHSRRADYDRTMRGLRFKALAAERSGIQNMVEQGYISWALAAKLRQYVNYSENALLLGEDVE, encoded by the coding sequence TTGAACATATTAGAAGCCGTTATCATGTTAGTCAGCGTCGTACTTATTTCCAACGTGATCAGCCATTATCTGACGTTTCTGCCAGTTAGTTTGATTCAAATTACGTTGGGTTTATTGTTGGCATTAGCCTTTAAAGTAACGATTCCACTACGGACAGATTGGTTTATGCTCTTGTTCATCGCACCGTTACTGTTCAACGATGGTCGCCATTTTCCCAAACGCGAATTATGGGCGTTACGCGGACCCATCATTATGAACGCGATTTTCTTAGTCTTTGTGACCATGTTTGTTGGTGGCTGGTTTATTCATTTTTTGGTGCCAGATTTACCGTTAGCCGCCAGTATTGCCTTAGCGGCGATTATTTCGCCAACCGATCCGGTGGCCGTGCAGTCGATTTCCGAGCAGGCTAAATTGCCCAGCAACGTGTTACATTTGGTTAGTGGGGAGAGTTTGATCAACGACGCCAGTGGTTTGATCGGTTTTAAATATGGAATCGCAGCGGCAGTGACCGGGGCTTTTTCTTGGCAACAAGCTGCTGGTGATTTCTTCTATATTTCCATTGTGGGAGCGCTGATGGGGATGTTACTGATGGCGTTGATCCAAGCCATACGGACATTTATGTTGCAACAGGGCATCAATGATGTGGTACTGCATACAGTACTGCAGATCGTGACTCCGTTTATCGTTTATTTGGTGGTCGAAGAATTGCTCCACGCATCTGGCGTGATTGCAGTGGTCAGCGCGGGAATCGTGTATAACTTTTCCCAACCAGCATTGTTGGATTATTTGCCCGAACTGAAAATTGTGACCGAACGGACATGGGATATTGCCGTGTACTTATTAAACGGGATCGTCTTCTTGATTCTTGGTATCGAGCTACCTTTAGCAATGACCCAAACAATTCGCAATCCCAGCGATAATACTTGGGTAGCAATTGGCGATATTATTTTAGTTTGGCTGGTCATTTTCTTGATTCGCGTATTGTGGACGCTGGCTAACGTGACCATTAAATGGTTGAAGGACAAAAAAAATCAGCATCAACCTAATTTAAGTGTGGCGTTATTGTCAGGTTTGTCCGGTGTTCGTGGTGCCATCACCATGGCTGGTGTTTTATCAGTACCCTATACGTTGGCCACTGGTGCTGCATTCCCTGAACGGGCGTTAATGCTATTCATCGCTGCCGGAGTGATCATTTTAAGTTTGTTGATGGCCGTTGTCTTTATTCCATTACTGACGCGCAGTCATGTTTCGATCACGACTCGGGGGACCGAACCAGCAGTCGATAGTGACATGGATACGGCAGCAGTTGCAACAGCTGACTCGAAAATGTCGGAGAGTGAGGCGCGTATTTATACGCTACGCTTGGCGATCAATCGGTTGGAAAGCGAACGGCGTCCTGAAAATCAGCGGGTCGTCTACGATCTGATCACTGAATATCAGGAAATGGTGCGACGGTTGCAGGCCGCTTATCAGCCGGAAGAACAGCTTGCGCCATTTTTAGATGAAGAGTTAACCTTGCGGCGAATCGCGTTGCAAGGTGAGAAGGATGTTTTGGACCAGCTGTGGCAGGATGGTAAGATCCAGGAACGCAGCTATCAACAATTCCAAAAGCACCTAACGCAACGATTGCAAATGGTCGCTAATTTGCCCCATAAATTACAGCGACCAAATTTCTTTACCCGAATTCATCGGGTGGGAACTTGGTTTAGTCACGTTCGGCTGAAGTTAATCCGAGTACGTTTTAATGGACCGTATTATAATGAACGCTTGTTTATTGAAAAAGAAACAGCTAAAGGTGGTATCAAGGCGTTGTCAACTTACTTGAAACAACCTGCGGCTAAGGCAGCTCACTATAATCGTCAAGTGATCTACCAGATCATTGTTAGTTATCGCAATCGCATCGAACAGCTCAAGCATTTGCACCGCGAACAAACTGGCCAGCACTCGCGGCGAGCTGATTATGATCGTACTATGCGTGGTCTGCGTTTTAAAGCATTGGCGGCGGAGCGCAGCGGTATCCAGAATATGGTCGAGCAAGGTTATATTTCTTGGGCATTAGCGGCCAAATTACGGCAGTATGTCAATTACTCAGAAAATGCATTGCTATTAGGTGAAGATGTGGAATAA
- a CDS encoding YhdH/YhfP family quinone oxidoreductase translates to MKYQALELQLNDTKVIPTFIEQQLPELAADQVTVKVAYSDINYKDALTLNARSGVLRNYPQIPGIDAAGTVVASKSTAFKVDQKVLITGFDFGISAPGGYAEFITVPADWLVALPEKLTPQEAMWYGTAGFTAALSVRALLKYDFSLDAPLLITGATGGVGGWATAILHQLGYRNLTAVSRNQAATDYLYQLGATTVITPDELADPRHKPLQKQKFSGVVDAVGGDLLAEILPQVSYSGIVALSGNAGGNKLATTTLPFILRGIRLQGIDSVSYPANKRDAVWQQLATDFKPANRELLQYKTIDFNQLPIILANFLAEKHQGRTLVSI, encoded by the coding sequence ATGAAATATCAAGCACTTGAACTACAACTAAACGATACTAAAGTAATACCAACCTTTATTGAACAGCAATTGCCAGAACTGGCAGCAGATCAAGTGACCGTTAAAGTTGCCTATTCAGATATCAATTACAAGGATGCGTTGACGCTGAATGCACGTAGTGGAGTTTTACGTAATTATCCACAGATTCCCGGGATCGACGCCGCTGGTACTGTGGTGGCCAGTAAGAGCACTGCATTTAAAGTTGATCAGAAAGTGCTGATCACCGGCTTTGATTTTGGTATTAGTGCACCCGGAGGTTATGCTGAATTTATCACGGTGCCGGCAGACTGGTTGGTTGCTTTACCCGAAAAGCTAACACCGCAAGAAGCCATGTGGTATGGTACCGCCGGTTTTACCGCCGCATTATCAGTACGTGCATTGCTTAAATACGATTTTTCACTGGATGCTCCCTTACTGATCACCGGCGCCACTGGTGGGGTTGGTGGCTGGGCTACCGCAATTTTACATCAATTAGGCTATCGTAATCTAACTGCTGTCAGCCGCAATCAAGCTGCTACCGATTATCTATATCAGTTAGGCGCCACTACGGTGATCACGCCAGACGAATTGGCTGATCCACGGCACAAACCGCTACAAAAGCAAAAATTCAGTGGTGTGGTCGACGCAGTGGGTGGCGATTTGTTAGCCGAGATCTTACCGCAAGTTAGTTACAGCGGCATCGTCGCTTTATCCGGTAATGCCGGTGGTAATAAATTAGCCACCACCACGTTACCCTTTATTCTACGTGGCATTCGCCTACAGGGGATTGATTCAGTTAGCTACCCAGCAAACAAACGTGATGCAGTCTGGCAGCAATTAGCAACTGATTTTAAACCTGCCAATCGGGAATTGTTACAATATAAAACCATTGATTTCAATCAATTACCCATAATTTTAGCTAACTTTTTAGCTGAAAAGCATCAAGGACGTACCTTAGTTAGTATCTAA
- a CDS encoding ABC transporter ATP-binding protein: MANTIIKFSGVNKRYGETMALKQIDFELEQGKFYTLLGPSGCGKTTILRILAGFTDASAGTIEFKGKKINDLPANKRKVNTVFQDYALFPHLNVFDNVAFGLALKKTAKKVIQEKVLEALRLVQLSGFGDREISELSGGQQQRVAIARAIVNEPEVLLLDEPLSALDAKLRTQMQVELRQLQQRLGITFVFVTHDQGEALAMSDEIFVMNDGEILQQGDPVDIYDEPINHFVADFIGESNIIKGRMIADYQVEILGHQFECADAGMRSNEPVEVVLRPEDLVLTSLEKSKLTVTVDTQVFRGDIYEIMSHDAVGNEWLIHSVRKSEVGQQVGIYFEPEDIHVMRFGESEEDFDARLESYEGDDDEEV, encoded by the coding sequence TTGGCCAATACAATTATCAAGTTTAGTGGTGTAAACAAGCGTTATGGGGAAACGATGGCGTTAAAGCAGATTGACTTTGAATTAGAGCAAGGTAAATTTTATACGTTGCTGGGCCCATCTGGATGTGGCAAGACCACGATTTTGCGTATTCTGGCAGGCTTTACTGACGCAAGTGCCGGGACGATCGAATTTAAAGGCAAAAAAATTAATGATCTACCAGCAAATAAGCGTAAAGTTAATACTGTTTTTCAGGATTACGCTTTATTCCCACATTTAAATGTGTTTGATAATGTAGCGTTTGGCTTGGCGTTGAAAAAAACAGCTAAGAAAGTCATTCAAGAAAAAGTTTTAGAAGCTTTGCGGTTGGTACAATTATCGGGTTTTGGCGACCGGGAGATCAGTGAGTTATCCGGTGGTCAGCAGCAGCGAGTGGCGATTGCACGGGCAATTGTCAATGAGCCTGAAGTGTTGTTATTAGATGAGCCATTATCGGCGTTAGACGCTAAATTACGGACGCAAATGCAAGTTGAATTACGCCAGTTACAGCAACGCTTAGGCATTACCTTTGTTTTTGTGACCCATGATCAAGGTGAAGCTCTAGCGATGAGTGATGAGATCTTCGTCATGAATGACGGGGAAATCTTGCAACAAGGTGATCCTGTCGATATTTATGATGAACCAATCAATCATTTTGTCGCTGACTTTATTGGTGAAAGTAACATCATCAAAGGTCGTATGATCGCCGATTACCAAGTAGAAATTTTAGGCCATCAATTTGAATGTGCTGATGCCGGGATGCGGTCTAACGAACCGGTTGAAGTAGTTTTGCGGCCGGAAGATTTAGTTCTGACTTCGTTGGAAAAAAGTAAATTAACAGTGACCGTAGATACGCAGGTGTTCCGCGGTGATATTTATGAGATCATGAGTCACGATGCGGTCGGTAATGAATGGTTGATCCATTCAGTACGTAAATCGGAAGTTGGTCAGCAAGTGGGGATTTATTTTGAACCAGAGGATATTCATGTTATGCGCTTCGGTGAATCGGAAGAGGACTTTGATGCCCGGCTAGAAAGTTACGAGGGGGACGACGATGAAGAAGTATAA
- a CDS encoding ABC transporter permease, with protein sequence MKKYNAFYSVPYVLWLLLFVIAPLVLIVYQSFFNISGQFTLGNYQDYFGSGTYLRMTFNSIWYAFIITLVTLLISYPTAYWLSQTRHKQLWLLLIILPTWINLLLKAYAFIGIFSQAGAANRFFEFIGIGPQQILFTKSSFIFVAAYIEIPFMILPIFNAIDELNPSLVNASRDLGATNWQTFSKVIFPLTLNGVKAGVQAVFIPSLSLFMLTRLIGGNKVITLGTAIEEHFLVTQNWGMGSTIGVVLIVAMVVIMFATGERRKKGGHHE encoded by the coding sequence ATGAAGAAGTATAATGCTTTTTACAGCGTGCCCTATGTTCTGTGGTTGTTACTGTTTGTGATCGCGCCATTGGTGCTGATCGTTTATCAATCATTTTTTAACATCAGTGGCCAGTTCACATTAGGTAATTATCAGGATTATTTTGGTTCAGGGACTTATTTACGGATGACATTTAACTCGATCTGGTATGCTTTTATTATTACCTTGGTGACGTTACTGATCAGCTATCCGACGGCGTATTGGCTAAGTCAAACGCGCCATAAGCAACTGTGGCTACTATTGATTATTTTGCCGACTTGGATCAATTTATTATTAAAAGCGTACGCGTTTATTGGTATTTTTAGTCAAGCCGGAGCAGCAAATCGTTTCTTTGAATTTATCGGCATTGGGCCGCAACAGATCTTATTCACCAAATCAAGCTTCATTTTTGTGGCGGCATACATTGAAATTCCATTTATGATCTTGCCGATCTTTAACGCAATCGACGAATTGAACCCATCGTTGGTCAATGCCAGCCGTGATCTTGGCGCGACTAACTGGCAGACGTTTTCTAAAGTGATTTTCCCGTTGACATTAAACGGGGTCAAAGCTGGTGTGCAGGCTGTCTTCATTCCGTCACTGTCACTCTTCATGTTGACGCGCTTGATTGGTGGTAATAAGGTCATTACTTTAGGGACGGCGATTGAAGAACATTTTCTGGTCACACAAAACTGGGGTATGGGTTCAACCATTGGGGTTGTTCTGATCGTAGCGATGGTTGTGATCATGTTTGCGACTGGTGAGCGGCGCAAGAAGGGGGGCCACCACGAATGA
- a CDS encoding ABC transporter permease has translation MKRKWYDWRNVYLWLVFLLLYAPIFYLIFYSFNSGTTMTRFSGFSWQHYAELFADTRMIEIVLDTLLIALLSSLLATIIGTLGALAIYSVKKVWLKNSILSLNNILMVSPDVIIGASFLIFFTFLGLRLGFSSVLLSHIAFSIPIVVLMVLPKLNEMNHSLIDAATDLGATNFQVLTRVIFPFITPGILTGYFMAFTYSLDDFAVTFFVTGNGFETLSVEIYARARQGISLEVNALSALMFLFSLLLIGGYYFIEQYNSSKKERRRNRMGAKLIK, from the coding sequence ATGAAACGTAAATGGTATGATTGGCGCAATGTTTATTTGTGGTTGGTTTTCTTATTGTTGTACGCGCCAATTTTTTATTTGATTTTTTACTCGTTCAATTCAGGAACGACGATGACGCGGTTTAGTGGATTTTCTTGGCAGCACTACGCCGAGTTATTCGCCGATACACGGATGATCGAAATTGTATTGGATACGCTGTTGATTGCCTTACTATCCTCATTGTTGGCGACAATCATTGGCACATTAGGTGCACTAGCTATTTATAGCGTAAAAAAAGTCTGGCTGAAAAATTCGATTTTATCGCTAAACAATATTTTGATGGTTTCACCAGATGTCATCATTGGTGCTAGTTTTTTGATCTTCTTCACCTTTTTAGGTTTACGTCTCGGCTTTAGCTCAGTGTTGCTCAGTCATATTGCTTTTTCGATCCCAATCGTTGTCTTGATGGTTTTACCTAAGTTAAATGAAATGAATCATTCATTGATCGATGCTGCCACTGACTTAGGGGCCACTAATTTTCAGGTACTGACGCGGGTTATTTTTCCTTTTATCACACCTGGCATTTTGACCGGCTACTTTATGGCGTTCACCTATTCGTTGGATGATTTTGCCGTCACCTTCTTTGTGACTGGTAATGGCTTTGAAACACTATCGGTTGAAATTTACGCGCGCGCACGGCAAGGAATCAGTCTTGAGGTCAATGCTTTATCAGCCCTGATGTTCTTGTTCTCGTTATTGTTGATCGGTGGCTATTACTTCATTGAACAGTACAATAGCTCGAAAAAAGAGCGCCGGCGTAATCGAATGGGGGCGAAGTTGATCAAATGA